In Leuconostoc kimchii IMSNU 11154, one genomic interval encodes:
- a CDS encoding type II toxin-antitoxin system RelE family toxin produces MTKYTVAFADSYKKTFRKLDKSTQRLITKWIITHLHDVDFPTSPGKALTGELSGLIRFRIGDFRIITKVDNQVFIITALYVGKRSEVYKFKP; encoded by the coding sequence ATGACTAAATATACTGTCGCATTTGCAGACTCTTATAAGAAAACGTTTCGCAAACTAGACAAATCAACACAACGTCTGATTACCAAATGGATTATCACGCACCTACATGATGTTGATTTCCCAACATCACCTGGTAAAGCACTAACCGGTGAGTTATCTGGTCTTATTCGCTTTCGTATTGGTGATTTTCGTATCATTACAAAGGTTGATAATCAGGTATTCATCATTACTGCACTTTATGTTGGTAAACGCTCTGAAGTTTATAAATTCAAGCCATAA
- a CDS encoding DUF6290 family protein: protein MATYATSVRFDDTLMENVKAYAHNQHISTSKFIEQAVAEKMADLMDYQIAENAYKAWEADDFKTTSLDDFLTEFDLMDLTDND, encoded by the coding sequence ATGGCCACATATGCGACTTCAGTTCGTTTTGATGATACCTTAATGGAAAACGTCAAAGCCTACGCTCATAACCAACATATTTCAACTTCAAAATTTATTGAACAGGCCGTTGCTGAAAAAATGGCCGATTTAATGGATTATCAAATTGCCGAAAATGCTTATAAGGCATGGGAAGCAGATGATTTTAAGACAACTTCACTCGATGATTTCTTAACTGAATTTGATTTAATGGATTTGACTGACAATGACTAA